Below is a window of Halomonas sp. Bachu 37 DNA.
GCAGACCGCTTCCAGGCGTTCCGGCTTGAGCTGCTCCTCGAGGAACTGGTCGGCCTCCCCCTGGTCGATGAACAGGCGCTGACGTGATGCGCCGTTGGCCACCAGCTCGCAGGCATCATACTGGCGCCAGCGCGACACATCGTCTCCCAGGTAGGCGGTGAATGCCGCTTCGCCCCAAGGGCAGGCGATGGGATTGACCACCGGCGAGAAGGCCGAGACCGAACGAAAGCGCCCGGGGTGGCGCAGGGCCAGAATCAAGGCGCCATGTCCGCCCATGGAGTGGCCGCTGATCGATTCACGGCCATTGACCGGAAAATGCTGACGCACCACCGACGGCAGCTCTTCGATCACGTAATCGTACATGCGATAGTGGGCTTTCCAGGGAGCCTGGGTGGCGTTGACGTAGAAGCCCGCACCCGAGCCCAGGTCATAGCTTTCATGCTCGCCGGGAAGGTCGGTACCCCGAGGGCTGGTGTCAGGACAGACGATGGCGACACCCAGCTCGGCGGCCACACGATGCGCCCCGGCTTTCTGCATGAAATTTTCGTCCGTGCAGGTCAATCCCGAAA
It encodes the following:
- the fghA gene encoding S-formylglutathione hydrolase, with the translated sequence MSMSETLELVSANRSFGGWHKRYRHYSRALDCEMVFAVYLPPQAEEQRVPLLWWLSGLTCTDENFMQKAGAHRVAAELGVAIVCPDTSPRGTDLPGEHESYDLGSGAGFYVNATQAPWKAHYRMYDYVIEELPSVVRQHFPVNGRESISGHSMGGHGALILALRHPGRFRSVSAFSPVVNPIACPWGEAAFTAYLGDDVSRWRQYDACELVANGASRQRLFIDQGEADQFLEEQLKPERLEAVCEAHDHPLSLRRQPGYDHSYFFIASFIEDHLRYHAEHLFKR